One Hydrogenophaga crassostreae genomic region harbors:
- a CDS encoding DUF445 domain-containing protein: MRSTLPSPYSLARMKALALGLLLFAALVYAGATFMGPSHVAWGYVAAAAEAAMIGALADWFAVVALFRHPLGLPIPHTAIIAAHKDRLGEALARFLGTHFLAKEQVNAALQRWDVAEHVGRWLADRKSAQRVGDWVLQAAPTLITGLDHAPIRSAAARLAQRLLAQANFATLTGQTLTALTEHGHHQQWLNGLLKQIAEWAGQDNVQDGLTEAIARELKELKYLRLDQVAARLATHKLVTALSRTLSDVADDPNHELRQRFDQWMVDTLERLQSDPEWQGQISAWRDEWLAQPGMDAQIESWVGELLEKLQSLAHAPNEALRDRVTSAVQSLGERVLADPALRQAIQAQAVPMLLRLLERNRPLLLAFVTKRVQAWDAAEMSGVLEQHIGRDLQFIRINGTLVGALVGLVLHALTQWALAWPWLQAAMGL, from the coding sequence ATGCGTTCAACCCTTCCCTCGCCTTACAGCCTTGCCCGCATGAAAGCGCTGGCACTCGGCCTGTTGCTGTTCGCGGCGCTGGTTTACGCCGGCGCCACCTTCATGGGCCCGAGCCACGTGGCATGGGGCTATGTGGCCGCCGCTGCCGAGGCGGCCATGATCGGCGCGCTGGCCGACTGGTTTGCCGTGGTGGCGCTGTTTCGCCACCCGCTGGGTCTGCCCATTCCCCACACCGCCATCATCGCGGCCCACAAAGACCGCCTCGGCGAAGCGCTCGCGCGCTTTCTGGGCACGCATTTTCTGGCGAAAGAGCAGGTGAACGCCGCCTTGCAGCGCTGGGATGTGGCCGAACATGTGGGGCGCTGGCTGGCCGACCGCAAATCGGCCCAGCGCGTGGGCGACTGGGTGTTGCAAGCCGCCCCAACACTGATCACCGGGCTCGACCATGCGCCCATCCGCAGTGCCGCCGCCCGCCTGGCACAGCGCCTGCTTGCCCAGGCGAACTTCGCGACACTGACCGGCCAGACGCTTACCGCCCTGACGGAACACGGTCATCACCAGCAATGGCTCAATGGCCTGCTGAAACAGATCGCCGAATGGGCCGGGCAAGACAACGTGCAAGACGGCTTGACCGAAGCCATCGCCCGCGAACTCAAAGAGCTGAAATACCTGCGACTCGACCAGGTGGCCGCCCGGCTCGCGACCCACAAGCTCGTGACCGCGCTGAGCCGCACGCTCAGCGACGTGGCCGACGACCCGAACCATGAGCTGCGCCAGCGTTTTGACCAATGGATGGTTGATACCCTGGAGCGGCTGCAAAGCGATCCGGAATGGCAAGGCCAGATCAGTGCCTGGCGCGACGAATGGCTGGCCCAGCCCGGCATGGACGCGCAGATTGAAAGCTGGGTGGGCGAGCTGCTGGAGAAGCTGCAATCGCTGGCCCACGCGCCCAATGAAGCCTTGCGCGACCGCGTGACCTCGGCCGTGCAAAGCCTGGGTGAGCGGGTACTGGCCGACCCAGCCCTGCGGCAGGCGATTCAGGCCCAGGCCGTGCCCATGTTGCTGCGCCTGCTGGAGCGCAACCGCCCGCTGCTGCTGGCATTCGTGACCAAGCGCGTTCAGGCCTGGGACGCCGCAGAAATGAGCGGCGTTCTGGAGCAGCACATTGGCCGCGACCTGCAGTTCATTCGCATCAACGGCACGCTGGTGGGTGCCCTGGTGGGGCTGGTGTTGCATGCGCTGA